The proteins below come from a single Nostoc sp. KVJ3 genomic window:
- a CDS encoding SGNH/GDSL hydrolase family protein, translating into MKKQAVAVGFVLFSFMLPTKASAASFDQFYVFGDSLSDTGNVYDATGGTFPQSPPYFNGRFSDGPIWVDYLGDQLGLKPTLLTTIPSTPPTQGINFAFGGASSGLDNAVVPNKGLPGVLKQVLGFAATLQANNQTADPNALYTLWGGANDFLFLNPQDSTTPISNISLALNTLVGVGAKNILVFNLPDLGKLPAAQIGRDPATLSESTNEFNLGLATTVNALSQNPNLNIIPIDTYSLFNQASSLGLTNVTESCLSRPDICDPGNNKFLIWDGFHPTTAAQKIIADTALAAIDAKSIPESSINLGILALGAFGAVGVLKRQQKRSVLMTAGRVADAQLSHTTVEN; encoded by the coding sequence ATGAAAAAACAAGCTGTAGCAGTCGGATTTGTTTTATTTTCTTTCATGTTGCCGACCAAAGCCTCGGCTGCGAGTTTTGATCAGTTTTATGTCTTTGGTGATAGTCTTTCCGATACAGGTAATGTATACGATGCTACTGGAGGGACATTTCCTCAAAGCCCACCTTATTTTAATGGACGTTTTTCCGATGGGCCGATTTGGGTAGATTATCTCGGAGATCAGCTAGGATTAAAACCCACTTTATTGACTACTATTCCTTCCACACCTCCTACTCAAGGGATAAACTTCGCTTTCGGTGGTGCTAGTTCTGGTTTAGATAACGCTGTTGTTCCCAATAAAGGTTTACCGGGAGTACTCAAACAAGTCCTTGGTTTTGCTGCAACTCTGCAAGCAAATAATCAAACTGCTGACCCAAATGCACTTTATACATTATGGGGAGGTGCTAATGACTTCCTTTTTCTTAACCCCCAAGACTCTACCACGCCAATCAGTAATATATCTCTGGCGTTGAATACTCTGGTAGGAGTCGGCGCGAAAAATATTTTGGTGTTTAACTTGCCAGATTTAGGAAAGCTACCGGCTGCTCAAATCGGTCGCGATCCTGCAACCCTTAGTGAATCTACTAATGAGTTTAACTTGGGTTTAGCAACAACTGTGAATGCTTTGAGCCAAAACCCTAATCTCAACATTATCCCGATTGATACTTATTCTTTATTTAATCAGGCAAGTTCATTAGGTTTGACGAATGTAACCGAGTCTTGTCTATCTAGACCAGATATTTGTGACCCAGGTAATAACAAGTTTCTCATCTGGGATGGTTTCCACCCAACGACAGCTGCTCAGAAGATAATAGCAGACACTGCATTGGCTGCGATTGATGCTAAGTCTATTCCTGAATCTTCGATAAACTTGGGGATTTTAGCGCTCGGTGCTTTTGGTGCGGTAGGAGTGCTGAAGCGTCAACAAAAAAGATCGGTACTTATGACAGCAGGTCGGGTTGCTGATGCACAATTGTCTCATACAACAGTTGAAAATTAA
- a CDS encoding M42 family metallopeptidase translates to MWDYDRLFQIIEELVMHHSPSGAEAEINQLLMQRFAALGVQVWCDRADNIIAKIPGKNPDSAIAITAHKDEIGAIVKSLGDEGRVKVSKLGGSFPWVYGEGVVDLLGDNETISGILSFGSRHVSHESPQKVQQEDTTVKWENAWIETKLTSAELEAVGIRPGTRMVIGKHRKRPIRLKDHIAGYTLDNKASVAILLALAENLKQPVADVYLVASAKEEVGAIGALFFTQNQRLDALIALEICPLSDEYPVKDGESPVLLSQDAYGIYDEGLNGQLRHSAKQLNMPVQLTTLSGFGSDASIAMKFGHVGRAACLAFPTQNTHGFEIAHLGAIANCIDLLKTFCETEFE, encoded by the coding sequence ATGTGGGATTACGATCGCTTATTTCAAATTATTGAAGAATTAGTTATGCATCATTCTCCGAGTGGTGCAGAAGCTGAGATTAACCAGTTGTTGATGCAACGATTTGCGGCGCTGGGTGTACAAGTGTGGTGCGATCGCGCCGATAATATTATTGCCAAAATTCCAGGGAAAAATCCAGATAGTGCGATCGCCATCACCGCACACAAAGATGAAATTGGCGCAATTGTCAAGAGTCTTGGTGATGAAGGTCGTGTCAAAGTCAGCAAACTCGGCGGTTCTTTCCCGTGGGTTTATGGCGAAGGAGTTGTAGATTTACTGGGAGATAACGAAACCATTAGCGGTATTCTCAGCTTCGGTTCCCGCCACGTTTCCCACGAATCGCCCCAAAAAGTGCAGCAGGAAGATACTACTGTGAAGTGGGAAAATGCCTGGATTGAAACGAAGCTGACATCTGCTGAATTAGAAGCAGTTGGGATTCGACCTGGAACTAGAATGGTAATCGGCAAGCATCGCAAGCGTCCAATTCGGTTAAAGGATCATATTGCCGGTTACACCTTGGATAACAAAGCCTCTGTTGCTATTTTGCTAGCTTTGGCTGAAAATCTTAAACAGCCAGTAGCCGATGTTTATTTAGTAGCTTCAGCCAAAGAAGAAGTCGGGGCAATTGGGGCGCTATTTTTCACTCAAAACCAGCGTTTAGATGCCTTGATTGCTTTAGAAATTTGTCCATTATCTGACGAATATCCTGTTAAAGATGGGGAAAGTCCTGTACTCTTATCTCAAGATGCTTATGGGATATATGATGAAGGGCTAAATGGACAACTGCGCCATAGTGCCAAACAGTTGAATATGCCAGTACAGTTAACAACTCTGAGTGGATTTGGTAGTGATGCTTCAATTGCGATGAAATTTGGTCATGTTGGGCGTGCTGCGTGTTTGGCGTTTCCTACACAAAATACACATGGCTTTGAAATTGCTCATTTGGGAGCGATCGCTAATTGTATCGATTTGTTAAAAACTTTCTGCGAAACTGAGTTTGAGTGA